GAAGAGATGGACCTTAGGGCCAGAGCAATCTGTGTGGCGCCGGCCGGCTGTGGCATGCTCCTCTATAATTATTTCGAAATAGACACCCTGGAATCGGCCCACGGACGAGGCGCGGCAGTGGCCACGGGTATTAAAAGGGTGCGCCCGAAAAACCTTGTCTTCTCGTACCAGGGTGACGGCGATCTTGCAGCCATCGGCACGGCCGAAGGGTTTCATGCGGCCAACAGGGGAGAGAATATTACGGTTATCTTCGTGAATAACGGGGTTTACGGTATGACGGGCGGACAGATGGCCCCGACCACACTCATCGACCAGGTAACGACCACAACCCCTGGCGGAAGGAATTCACTCATTGCGGGACACCCTGTGAGGATCTGCGAGGTTTTTGCCCAGCTTGACGGAACGGTTTATCTGGAGCGGGTCGCCGTAAACAAGCCGACGGCTGTGCTCAAAACCAGGAAGGCCATCGCAAAGGCGTTTCAATACCAGATTGAGGGGCGTGGTTTTTCTCTCGTGGAGATCCTCTCTCCCTGCCCCACGAACTGGAAGATGGATGCGCGTCAGGCCTGCAGGTGGATCGATGAGGTGATGAGCACGGTATTTCCTCTCGGTGTTGTCAAAGAGGCTATATGCTGATCAAGACCATATTTTCTGGATTCGGCGGCCAGGGCGTTCTATCCATGGGCACGACGCTCGCCACCGCCGCCATGCTTGAAGGCAAGTACGTTACATATTTGCCCTCCTATGGCGTCGAGGTGAGAGGGGGCACGGCCAATTGCACCGTGGTTGTGGCCGATGAGGAGATCGCGTCTCCGGTGGCTTCCGAACCCGAGTTTGTCGTTGCGATGAACCAGCCGTCGTTCGCCAGGTTTCAGAGCATCCTTCAGGCGGGAGGACTTCTCTGCGCGAATTCATCTCTCGTGAACACCGAATCAGCGAGGTCCGATATAGAGATACTGTCAATCCCGACAAGTGAGCTTGCCGAAAAGCTGGGAACTATCAAGGTCGCGAACATGATCATGCTGGGCGCCTTGATCAGGGCGAGCAGCATGATCTCGTACCAGGCCATCATCAAGAACCTCAACGAGATATTAGGTGAAGGCAAGGCCAAGCTCATCAAGCTCAACAAAGAGGCCCTGGAACTGGGCTACAATTATGTAAAGGAGTAAGGCGCATGGTGATCAAACAGATATCGGTGAGCCTTGACAACGTACCGGGGGCTTTCTCGCGGATCAGCGAGCTTTTGGGCCGGGAAGGGGTCAACATCAGGGCCATCTCCGTGGCAGACACCTCCGACATCAGCACGGTCCGCTTTGTCGTCGATGATCCGGAAAAAGCGCTCAATATTCTTAAAGGGAACGGCTATAACCCGAAAGTAACGGACGTGCTCGCCGTGGAGACACCGGACCATCCGGGCGGGGTAAACGCCGTGCTCAAGCCTCTTATGAATGCCGGCATCAATGTTCATTACCTCTATCCTCATCTCGGAAGAGTGAACGACAATGCCATTGTAATCCTCGGTGTAGACAGAACCGACGAGGCGGAGCGTGTGCTTCAACAAAACTGGGTACACACGCTCGGCAAGGAAGCATACACACTTTAACAGTCGAATTCTCTTCAATCGCATTATGTTTTTTTGTGAGCGGTCAAACGCGTGTTCGGGAACCGCATCTGCGGCGGTCTGCTTCGCCATGCGCTGCTCGACGTATGCATATACGCCTGCGCGCGAGCATGGCTTGCAGCCCATCCACATCTGCTTCTTCCACTCCACGCCTTCGGCCACTCCACCCGCGACCCTCTGCTAGGTCGCAGAGTTCGCGGATACTACGTCTGAATCTACAATTGGTTTGGGCTTTCGCCTTCCAGTCTGCGTTAATATGCGGGGTAAGTTACTTCCGCCGAAGAAGCCGAAAAGAGATCTTTATATCATGGACGTCCGTAGGACGGGGTACGAGCGTCCAGCACTTGAGGCCGGAAGCCCGGCGCTGCACTTTTTCAGGCCGCGAAAAGCGGTGCGGCCCCCACAGGTTAAGTGCTTCTGGCGATTTGATCTTTAAATCGCCAAAAGCACTTAATAATTGACTATTTATGCTATTTCCATTAAACTATCTGCCACAATGTTCGAGAGATTACAGGAAAGACTGGAAGCCACCTTCAAGAAATTGAGAGGCTACGGCAAACTGAGCGAGGCCAATATCAAAGATACCTTGAGGGAGGTCCGCGTCGCTCTGCTTGAGGCCGATGTGAATTACAAGGTGGCCAAGGATTTCCTGGACAGGGTCAAGGAAAAGGCAATGGGCGAGGACGTTGTCGCGAGCATCACACCTGGACAGCAGTTCATTAAGATCGTCTATGACGAGCTCTGTGAGCTTTTGGGCTCTACGAACAAGCCGCTTGATGTAGCGGGCTCGCCTCCCGTGGCCGTCATGCTTATCGGCCTTCAGGGCTCGGGCAAGACCACGACCTGTGGGAAGCTGGCCCTCCATCTGAGAAAGAAAGGAAAAAGACCCTTGCTTGTGCCTACAGACGTCTACAGGCCGGCCGCAATCGACCAACTGGTGAAGGTGGGCAAGCAGATCAATGTCCCCGCTTTTATGATGGAAGACACACGAGATCCGCTTACAATCTGCAAAGAGGCCAAGGCCTACGCCATGAAGAACAGCTTCGATACCTTGATCGTGGACACGGCAGGACGGCTGCACATAGATGATGCTATGGTAAACGAGGTTGTCGCGCAGAAAAAGTTCCTAAACCCTCGGGAGACGCTGCTCGTGCTCGACGCCATGACCGGCCAGGACGCCGTGACCATTGCTGGCACGTTTAACGAAAAAGTCGGGGTCGACGGCGTTATTTTTACCAAGTTAGACGGTGACACGCGGGGCGGCGCGGCCATTTCCATTAAAGCGGTCACAGGAAAGCCCATCAAATTCGTGGGCACCGGCGAGAAACTTGACGCACTGGAGCCTTTTTACCCTGACAGGATGGCGTCCCGTATACTCGGCATGGGGGACGTGGTCTCCCTTGTGGAGCGCGCCCAGGATTTATTTGACGAGAAACAGGCCCTGGAGTTTGAGCGCAAGCTCAAAAGGGATGAGTTTACGCTCGAAGACTTCAGCGCGCAGATAAAGCAGATGAAGAAACTCGGTTCTATGGAATCGATTCTCGGTATGATCCCCGGTCTGGGAAAGTTCAAAGGGGCTATTGATTTTGCTCAAGCGGAGAAAGATATTAAGAAGACAGAGGCCATTATCAGCTCCATGACGGCGAAAGAGAGACTCTATCCCAGCATCATAGACGGAAGTAGGAGGGTCCGCATCTCCAAAGGCAGCGGAACTCAAGTCCACGATGTTAACGAGCTCTTAAAAAGGTACATGGAAACCAAGAAGATGATCAAGAAGCTCACAAAGGGAGGCATGAAAGGCCTCCAGAGGCAACAACTATTCCGATAGGAGGTGGAGATTTGGCGGTAAAATTCAGATTGACGAGGTTCGGTTCCAAGAAGAAACCATTTTACAGGATTGTAGTCGCAGACGAGAGATCGCCGAGAGACGGCCGGTTTATAGAGAAGGTGGGATTGTATGATCCGCTGAAAGAGCCCGCGCTCATAAACCTCGACAAAGAGAAGATAAAGTCCTGGTACGAAAAAGGGGTAAGGCCCACGAAGACCGTGGAAAACCTATTCAAAAAGGAAGGGGTTCTGTAGGAATTACCATAAAACTTATGGAGGTGGACCTGTGTTGAAAGAGCTGATCGAGTACATCGCGAAGGCATTGGTAGACAGTCCGGATCAAGTAAGGGTATCGGAAATCGAGGGAGAAAAGACCTCGGTCATAGAGCTCAATGTTGCCAAGGATGATCTCGGAAAGGTTATCGGAAAACAGGGGAGAACCGCACGGGCCATGAGAACCATACTGAGCGCCGCTTCAACCAAGGTGAAGAAGAGGGCGGTGCTCGAGATTATCGAGTAATGAAGTGGATCCCCGTGGGCCGGGTCGTATCCACCCACGGTACCAGGGGAGAAGTAAAGTTTCGCTATTACAACGAGGTACAGGAAGATTTCCTTGGCTATACCTCGCTATTCGTGGGAAAGGATGAAGTCAAAACCGAGATCAGACCGGCTCGGGTCAAATTCCGGCAAGACTCAGTGTATATACAATTCCATGGTCTTAACAACCTCGACGAGGTCTCTTTTCTTGTAAACAAGGAACTTTATGTGCGGGAGACAGACCTCGCGGACCTGAAAGAGGACGAATACTATGAGTATCAGCTTATCGGTCTTAACGTGACGAACCTGAACAAGGAAACGATAGGAAGGGTGGAATCGGTATTGCACACCGGGGCGAGTGATGTGCTGGTCGTGGCCGGTAAGGAAAAGGAGCTCATGGTGCCCCTCATTGAGGGCTACGTGACCGATATCGACATGAAGAACGGCACGATTTGTGTTGACGAGAAGGCGCTGTCCCTGTGATTTTTTCTATCCTTACGCTCTTTCCCGCAATCTTTGAGTCGCCGCTCGCCGAGAGCATCATAAAGAAAGCGGTGGATAAGGGCCTCATTCGTTTCGACATCGTCAACATCCGGGATTTTGCGGAAGATGTACACAGAACTTGCGATGACAGCCCTTACGGCGGCGGCCCCGGCATGGTGATGAAGGTTGACCCCATCTACAGGGCCGTAAAGGATGTAGAGAACCGGTTCACTAAGCCCAAAATCGTTCTTCTGACGCCCCAGGGAAAGACCTTGAACCAGGTCACGGCCGAGCGTCTTGCCAGAGCGGCGCATATCTGTCTCGTCTGCGGACGCTACGAAGGGGTGGACGAGCGCGTGCTCGAATTTGTCGATGAAGAGATCTCCGTGGGAGACTATGTAGTTTCGGGAGGGGAATTTCCCGCCCTTGTTTTGATTGACGCGGTATCTCGGTGTATTCCGGGAGTTCTTGGCAACGAGGAATCGGTAACGAACGAGAGTTTCAAAGGATCGCTCCTTGAATATCCTCAGTACACGAGGCCCGAGACATTCGCAGGATTACGGGTGCCCGAAGTGCTACTCTCGGGCAACCACGAAGAAATCCGGAAGTGGAGGAAGAAGGAGGCCATCAGAAAGACGATTCTCAAGCGCCCTGATCTGTTGGACGGGTTCGTGCCGGGCGATGAAGAGCGCAAAATGATGAGAGAAATCATGGAGGAGATACCTGAGTAAGGTCAGCATAGGGGTGATTCACTACCCTGTCTATGACAAAAGGGGTGAGATCGTGGCAACGAGTGTCACGAACCTGGAAATACATGATATTGCACGAACATGCATGACTTTTGGTATTGACTTATGCTATATTGTAACGCCTCTTATAAAACAACGGGAGATCGCTGAAAAGCTCATCCGCCACTGGGTTCACGGATATGGAGCCACATACAATCCCGCAAGGGGCGAGGCATTACGGAAGGTACGGATTATGGCCACGGCCGAGGAAATGATCGACCATATGGGGCGGGAGGAGAGGCCCCTTGTGGTGGGCACGTCGTCGCGAGAGAGGGCCCATAAAGCCGTGACGTATCAGGAACTGAACGGATTCATCCAAAGGGAGGCGCGGCCATGTGTTGTGCTTTTCGGCACGGGATGGGGCCTTGCAGACGAAATCGTCGATGGGTGCGACAAGATGCTTGTTCCCATCAGGGGAAAAGGCAATTATAACCACCTCTCCCTGAGGGTAGCGATAGGTATTATACTTGACAGAATTTTCGGCGAAAGAGGAGGACACAATGAATGAAATGATCGATTTGATGGAAAAAGAGCATATGAGACTTGACCTGCCCGAGGTCAAGGTTGGCGATAACGTAAAAGTCTATACGCGTATCTTTGAGGGTGACAAGGAGAGGATTCAGGTCTTCGAAGGTGTTGTGATCCGCAAGAGAGGCGGCAACACAAAAACCACCTTCACCGTACGGAAGGTTTCCTACGGCGTAGGCATCGAGAAAACGTTTCCCAT
The nucleotide sequence above comes from Syntrophorhabdaceae bacterium. Encoded proteins:
- a CDS encoding ACT domain-containing protein, with product MVIKQISVSLDNVPGAFSRISELLGREGVNIRAISVADTSDISTVRFVVDDPEKALNILKGNGYNPKVTDVLAVETPDHPGGVNAVLKPLMNAGINVHYLYPHLGRVNDNAIVILGVDRTDEAERVLQQNWVHTLGKEAYTL
- a CDS encoding RNA methyltransferase encodes the protein MIHYPVYDKRGEIVATSVTNLEIHDIARTCMTFGIDLCYIVTPLIKQREIAEKLIRHWVHGYGATYNPARGEALRKVRIMATAEEMIDHMGREERPLVVGTSSRERAHKAVTYQELNGFIQREARPCVVLFGTGWGLADEIVDGCDKMLVPIRGKGNYNHLSLRVAIGIILDRIFGERGGHNE
- a CDS encoding 2-oxoacid:acceptor oxidoreductase family protein yields the protein MLIKTIFSGFGGQGVLSMGTTLATAAMLEGKYVTYLPSYGVEVRGGTANCTVVVADEEIASPVASEPEFVVAMNQPSFARFQSILQAGGLLCANSSLVNTESARSDIEILSIPTSELAEKLGTIKVANMIMLGALIRASSMISYQAIIKNLNEILGEGKAKLIKLNKEALELGYNYVKE
- the rplS gene encoding 50S ribosomal protein L19, whose amino-acid sequence is MNEMIDLMEKEHMRLDLPEVKVGDNVKVYTRIFEGDKERIQVFEGVVIRKRGGNTKTTFTVRKVSYGVGIEKTFPMHSPLIDAIETTGKSKVRRSKLYYLRSLKGKAAKLKEKRD
- the rimM gene encoding ribosome maturation factor RimM (Essential for efficient processing of 16S rRNA), with the translated sequence MKWIPVGRVVSTHGTRGEVKFRYYNEVQEDFLGYTSLFVGKDEVKTEIRPARVKFRQDSVYIQFHGLNNLDEVSFLVNKELYVRETDLADLKEDEYYEYQLIGLNVTNLNKETIGRVESVLHTGASDVLVVAGKEKELMVPLIEGYVTDIDMKNGTICVDEKALSL
- the ffh gene encoding signal recognition particle protein → MFERLQERLEATFKKLRGYGKLSEANIKDTLREVRVALLEADVNYKVAKDFLDRVKEKAMGEDVVASITPGQQFIKIVYDELCELLGSTNKPLDVAGSPPVAVMLIGLQGSGKTTTCGKLALHLRKKGKRPLLVPTDVYRPAAIDQLVKVGKQINVPAFMMEDTRDPLTICKEAKAYAMKNSFDTLIVDTAGRLHIDDAMVNEVVAQKKFLNPRETLLVLDAMTGQDAVTIAGTFNEKVGVDGVIFTKLDGDTRGGAAISIKAVTGKPIKFVGTGEKLDALEPFYPDRMASRILGMGDVVSLVERAQDLFDEKQALEFERKLKRDEFTLEDFSAQIKQMKKLGSMESILGMIPGLGKFKGAIDFAQAEKDIKKTEAIISSMTAKERLYPSIIDGSRRVRISKGSGTQVHDVNELLKRYMETKKMIKKLTKGGMKGLQRQQLFR
- the trmD gene encoding tRNA (guanosine(37)-N1)-methyltransferase TrmD; translation: MIFSILTLFPAIFESPLAESIIKKAVDKGLIRFDIVNIRDFAEDVHRTCDDSPYGGGPGMVMKVDPIYRAVKDVENRFTKPKIVLLTPQGKTLNQVTAERLARAAHICLVCGRYEGVDERVLEFVDEEISVGDYVVSGGEFPALVLIDAVSRCIPGVLGNEESVTNESFKGSLLEYPQYTRPETFAGLRVPEVLLSGNHEEIRKWRKKEAIRKTILKRPDLLDGFVPGDEERKMMREIMEEIPE
- a CDS encoding thiamine pyrophosphate-dependent enzyme, whose product is MKKAYTRPTLLKPAHFHYCPGCGHGIINRLIMEVIEEMDLRARAICVAPAGCGMLLYNYFEIDTLESAHGRGAAVATGIKRVRPKNLVFSYQGDGDLAAIGTAEGFHAANRGENITVIFVNNGVYGMTGGQMAPTTLIDQVTTTTPGGRNSLIAGHPVRICEVFAQLDGTVYLERVAVNKPTAVLKTRKAIAKAFQYQIEGRGFSLVEILSPCPTNWKMDARQACRWIDEVMSTVFPLGVVKEAIC
- a CDS encoding KH domain-containing protein, producing MLKELIEYIAKALVDSPDQVRVSEIEGEKTSVIELNVAKDDLGKVIGKQGRTARAMRTILSAASTKVKKRAVLEIIE
- the rpsP gene encoding 30S ribosomal protein S16, whose amino-acid sequence is MAVKFRLTRFGSKKKPFYRIVVADERSPRDGRFIEKVGLYDPLKEPALINLDKEKIKSWYEKGVRPTKTVENLFKKEGVL